From Bacillus solimangrovi, one genomic window encodes:
- the ilvB gene encoding biosynthetic-type acetolactate synthase large subunit, translated as MNTEVKEKKMKRSVTKMSGAKMFVEALKAENVEVIFGYPGGAVLPIYNELYDAGIDHVLPRHEQGGIHAAEGYARVSGKTGVVVATSGPGATNIVTGLTDAMMDSLPMVVFTGQVPTNVIGTDAFQEADVMGITMPITKHSYQVRDVKELPRVIKEAFHIASTGRPGPVLIDLPKDVAIIEAEFDYDLPINIPSYQPTYNPNQLQIKKLAEAVSHAKKPLILAGAGVLHARANKELLTYVEQQNIPLACTLLGLGAFPGNHELFLGMAGMHGTYSANMAIYESDLLISIGSRFDDRVTGNLNEFAPNAKIAHIDIDPAEIGKNVPTAIPVVGDAKKALEALIEEDGTKGDTSIWRKKLHNWKEEYPLVYKKAVPLLKPQRLIQMIHDSQ; from the coding sequence ATGAACACAGAGGTAAAAGAGAAAAAAATGAAGCGGTCAGTAACAAAAATGTCAGGTGCAAAGATGTTTGTAGAAGCATTGAAAGCTGAGAATGTTGAGGTAATCTTTGGATATCCAGGTGGGGCAGTGCTTCCGATTTACAATGAGTTATACGATGCAGGTATTGACCATGTCTTGCCTAGACATGAACAGGGTGGAATTCATGCAGCAGAAGGATATGCAAGAGTTTCTGGTAAGACAGGTGTAGTGGTAGCAACATCTGGACCTGGTGCAACCAATATTGTAACAGGTTTAACAGATGCAATGATGGACTCACTCCCGATGGTTGTATTTACTGGGCAAGTCCCTACTAATGTAATTGGTACTGATGCTTTCCAAGAGGCAGATGTAATGGGTATTACAATGCCAATTACAAAGCATAGCTATCAAGTTCGAGATGTTAAAGAATTGCCAAGAGTTATCAAAGAGGCATTCCATATAGCATCAACAGGTAGACCAGGACCTGTACTAATTGATCTTCCTAAAGATGTAGCGATTATAGAAGCCGAATTTGATTATGATTTACCAATTAATATTCCTAGTTATCAGCCAACATATAATCCTAATCAATTGCAAATTAAGAAGCTTGCTGAAGCAGTAAGCCATGCTAAGAAGCCATTAATTCTTGCTGGAGCTGGAGTATTGCATGCTAGAGCAAACAAAGAATTGCTAACGTACGTTGAGCAACAAAATATTCCACTGGCCTGTACACTTCTAGGGTTAGGTGCATTCCCTGGGAATCATGAATTATTTTTAGGTATGGCTGGGATGCATGGAACATACTCAGCAAATATGGCGATTTATGAGTCTGACTTATTAATTAGTATTGGTTCTCGTTTTGATGATCGGGTGACAGGTAATCTTAATGAATTTGCCCCAAATGCAAAAATTGCACATATTGATATTGACCCTGCAGAAATCGGGAAAAACGTTCCTACAGCAATTCCTGTAGTTGGAGATGCGAAGAAGGCACTTGAAGCATTAATTGAAGAAGATGGAACAAAGGGAGATACAAGTATTTGGCGAAAGAAGCTTCATAATTGGAAAGAAGAGTATCCATTAGTGTACAAAAAAGCCGTTCCATTACTCAAACCACAGCGATTAATACAAATGATTCATGATTCCCAGG